Proteins from one Emys orbicularis isolate rEmyOrb1 chromosome 2, rEmyOrb1.hap1, whole genome shotgun sequence genomic window:
- the LOC135874462 gene encoding sperm acrosome membrane-associated protein 3-like, which translates to MKALTLLSLLGCLITANEAKIFSRCELAYMLHEEGLDGYEGYSLANWICMAFFESGFNSAAEDDNADGSTDYGIFQINSRVWCNNYRSPTENLCHIPCTDLLSNDITDDIVCAKRIVRDPQGMDAWEDWTMHCKGRDLSEWVDGCDL; encoded by the exons ATGAAGGCGCTCACACTTCTCTCCCTGCTCGGCTGCCTGATCACGGCAAACGAAGCAAAAATCTTTAGCCGATGTGAACTAGCCTATATGCTTCATGAAGAAGGGCTGGATGGGTACGAGGGTTACAGCCTCGCCAACT GGATCTGCATGGCATTCTTTGAGAGCGGCTTCAATTCGGCAGCAGAGGACGACAATGCAGATGGCAGCACGGACTATGGCATCTTCCAGATCAACAGCCGTGTCTGGTGCAACAACTACCGGAGCCCCACTGAGAACCTCTGCCACATACCCTGCACTG ACTTGCTGTCAAATGACATAACGGATGACATCGTCTGTGCCAAAAGAATTGTGCGAGACCCACAAGGAATGGATGCCTG GGAGGACTGGACAATGCACTGCAAAGGGCGAGACCTGTCTGAGTGGGTGGATGGATGTGACCTGTGA